The Sporocytophaga myxococcoides DSM 11118 genome contains the following window.
TCTTTTATAGAGGAAGAAAATAAGAATAGATCTTGATTAATGTTCCAGGATTCAATCAGAATAAACTCCTTACTTTTAATAGTAATGATTTTAAATCTATGAATACTGGATCAACTCAGTGAAATTACAATAGTTGTGAAACTTTGATACATCTGCCTTATCTATAGTCAGAGTATCAGCTTATACTTATTTATTTTAGAATCTTTCAAGACGCTAAAATCAACTTTGTTATTATGAAACATATTTGCCATATCCTATTTATCCTCCTATTCACATTAATTGTGAATGGGTGTAATTACGACAAGTTTGAAGAGCTATATCCACAGGCTCTTACTAAAGATCCTTGCGACAGTTCAGTTGCAAGCACATACAACCTGTCTGTTAAATATATTTTATCAAGTAATTGTATCTCATGTCATAGTGGCGATGTCGCTTCCGGAGGCATAGTGCTTGATAACTACAAATCAGTTCTTGAACAAGCTCAGAACGGAGCTTTGATGGGAGCAGTCCTTCATAAAGGAGGATATCAGCCAATGCCTCCCGGCTCTTCAATCCCTCAATGTCAGATTGAAAAATTGCAACAATGGATTGATGCAAAAGAGCCACAATAATTAATTAATAAAAGTGATTATGAAAAAACTTGTATTTGTAATATTCATATTGAATATCTCATTTAAGCTTTGGGCTCAGGAAGATCTATTGAATAGTCTTGAAAACGAACAGCCTCAAACCAAACAGTTAGTCTTTGCATCTTTCAAAGGAACAAGATTAATTAATCTTCATACAATTGAGACATTAGGAAAAGGGTCCCTGGATTTTAGAATATCACATAGGTTCTCTGATTTCAGTACCGGAGCATCTAATTTCTGGGGACTGGATGGCCCTGCAACTATTAGACTAGGATTAGATTATTCAGTCACAGATAGATTCACAGTAGGTATAGGAAGATCTTCTTATGGAAAACTTGTAGATGGTTTTCTAAAGTACCGGATACTTAGACAAACAATGGATAATAGTATGCCTATCAGCTTAACCGGATTGGTAACAATGAATGTATCAGCAGATAGAGACCCCAACAAAATCATTACCGGGGTAGATAAGTATGAAAAATTTAGCTCTCGAATTTCTTA
Protein-coding sequences here:
- a CDS encoding c-type cytochrome domain-containing protein, with amino-acid sequence MKHICHILFILLFTLIVNGCNYDKFEELYPQALTKDPCDSSVASTYNLSVKYILSSNCISCHSGDVASGGIVLDNYKSVLEQAQNGALMGAVLHKGGYQPMPPGSSIPQCQIEKLQQWIDAKEPQ
- a CDS encoding DUF5777 family beta-barrel protein; the encoded protein is MKKLVFVIFILNISFKLWAQEDLLNSLENEQPQTKQLVFASFKGTRLINLHTIETLGKGSLDFRISHRFSDFSTGASNFWGLDGPATIRLGLDYSVTDRFTVGIGRSSYGKLVDGFLKYRILRQTMDNSMPISLTGLVTMNVSADRDPNKIITGVDKYEKFSSRISYMYQLMVARKFNEKLTLQLSPTFIHYNMVIKSSDKNDMMALGVLGRYKITRSISLTGEYIFRLTNYTQNQSDIYHNSGSVGMDLETGGHVFQIFVTNSFAINEVQLIPYTASRWDKGQIRLGFNVSRVFGLSKSAKKQKDKIKAEKKW